The Neovison vison isolate M4711 chromosome 5, ASM_NN_V1, whole genome shotgun sequence genome includes a region encoding these proteins:
- the NFE2L1 gene encoding endoplasmic reticulum membrane sensor NFE2L1 isoform X1 has product MLSLKKYLTEGLLQFTILLSLIGVRVDVDTYLTSQLPPLREIILGPSSAYTQTQFHNLRNTLDGYGIHPKSIDLDNYFTARRLLSQVRALDRFQVPTTEVNAWLVHRDPEGSVSGSQPSSGLTLESSSGLQDVTGPDNGVRESETEQGFSEDLEDLGAVAPPVSGDLTKEDIDLIDILWRQDIDLGAGREIFDYSHRQKEQDVDKDVGDGAEQEDTWSGEGAEALARNLLVDGETGESFPAQVPGGEDQTALSLEECLRLLEATCPFGENAEFPADISSITEAVPSESEPPGLQNNLLSPLLTGTESPFDLEQQWQDLMSIMEMQAMEVNTSTSEILYSAPPGDPLSTNYSLAPNTPINQNVSLHQASLGGCSQDFSLFSPEAESLPVAGSSTLLPLVPSNSTSLNSTFGSTNLAGLFFPPQLNGTANDTAGPELPDPLGGLLDEAMLDEISLMDLAIEEGFNPVQASQLEEEFDSDSGLSLDSSHSPSSLSGSEGSSSSSSSSSSSSSSSSSSSASSSASSSFSEEGAVGYSSDSETLDLEEAEGAVGYQPEYSKFCRMSYQDPSQLSCLPYLEHVGHNHTYNMAPSALDSADLPPPGTLKKGSKEKQADFLDKQMSRDEHRARAMKIPFTNDKIINLPVEEFNELLSKYQLSEAQLSLIRDIRRRGKNKMAAQNCRKRKLDTILNLERDVEDLQRDKARLLREKVEFLRSLRQMKQKVQSLYQEVFGRLRDENGRPYSPSQYALQYAGDGSVLLIPRTLADQQARRQERKPKDRRK; this is encoded by the exons ATGCTTTCTCTGAAGAAATACTTAACGGAAGGACTTCTCCAGTTCACCATTCTGCTGAGTTTGATTGGGGTGCGGGTGGACGTGGATACTTACCTGACCTCACAGCTTCCCCCGCTCCGGGAGATCATCCTGGGGCCCAGTTCTGCCTATACTCAGACCCAGTTCCACAACCTGAGGAATACCTTGGATGGCTATGGTATCCACCCCAAGAGCATAGACCTGGACAATTACTTCACTGCCCGGCGGCTCCTCAGTCAGGTGAGGGCCCTGGACAGGTTCCAGGTGCCGACCACTGAGGTCAACGCCTGGCTGGTCCACCGGGATCCAGAGGGGTCTGTCTCTGGCAGCCAGCCCAGCTCAGGCCTCACCCTCGAGAGTTCCAGTGGCCTCCAAGATGTGACAGGCCCAGACAACGGGGTGCGAGAAAGCGAGACGGAGCAGGGATTCAGTGAagatctggaggatttgggagcTGTAGCCCCTCCGGTCAGTGgagacctaaccaaagag GACATAGATCTGATTGACATCCTTTGGCGACAGGATATTGACCTGGGGGCTGGGCGTGAGATTTTTGACTATAGTCATCGCCAGAAGGAGCAGGATGTGGATAAGGACGTTGGAGATGGAGCGGAGCAGGAGGACACCTGGTCAGGCGAGGGCGCAGAAGCTCTGGCGCGAAACCTGCTAGTGGATGGAGAAACTGGGGAGAGCTTCCCTGCACAG GTGCCTGGTGGGGAGGACCAGACGGCCCTGTCCCTGGAAGAGTGCCTTAGGCTGCTGGAGGCCACCTGCCCCTTTGGGGAGAATGCCGAG TTTCCAGCAGACATTTCCAGCATAACAGAAGCAGTGCCTAGTGAGAGCGAGCCCCCAGGTCTTCAAAACAATCTCTTGTCTCCTCTCTTGACGGGGACGGAGTCGCCATTTGATTTGGAGCAGCAGTGGCAAGATCTCATGTCCATTATGGAAATGCAG GCCATGGAAGTGAACACTTCGACGAGTGAGATCCTGTACAGCGCCCCTCCTGGAGACCCCCTGAGCACCAACTACAGCCTTGCCCCCAACACTCCCATCAATCAGAATGTCAGCCTGCATCAGGCGTCTCTGGGGGGCTGCAGCCAGGACTTCTCACTCTTCAGTCCCGAGGCGGAGAGCCTGCCTGTGGCCGGCAGCTCCACGCTGCTCCCGCTGGTCCCCAGCAACTCCACCAGCCTCAACTCCACCTTTGGCTCCACCAACCTGGCGGGGCTCTTCTTCCCGCCCCAGCTCAACGGCACCGCCAACGACACGGCAGGCCCTGAGCTCCCCGACCCACTGGGGGGCCTGCTAGACGAAGCCATGCTGGACGAGATCAGCCTGATGGACCTGGCCATCGAGGAGGGCTTCAACCCCGTGCAGGCCTCCCAGCTCGAAGAGGAGTTCGACTCTGACTCAGGCCTCTCCTTGGACTCCAGCCATAGCCCTTCCTCCCTGAGCGGCTCCGAAGGcagctcttcttcctcctcttcctcttcttcctcctcctcctcctcttcttcctcctctgcttcttcttcagcttcttcctccttttctgagGAAGGTGCTGTTGGGTACAGCTCTGACTCTGAGACCCTGGATCTGGAAGAGGCCGAGGGCGCTGTGGGTTACCAGCCCGAATACTCCAAGTTCTGCCGCATGAGCTACCAGGACCCGTCGCAGCTCTCCTGCCTGCCCTACTTGGAGCACGTGGGCCACAACCACACGTACAACATGGCGCCCAGCGCCCTTGACTCCGCCGACCTGCCACCGCCCGGCACCCTCAAGAAAGGCAGCAAGGAGAAGCAGGCCGACTTCCTAGACAAGCAGATGAGCCGGGACGAGCATCGAGCCCGAGCCATGAAGATCCCCTTCACCAATGACAAAATCATCAACCTGCCGGTGGAGGAGTTCAACGAGCTGCTGTCCAAGTACCAGCTGAGCGAGGCCCAGCTGAGCCTCATCCGCGACATCCGGCGCCGGGGCAAGAACAAGATGGCGGCGCAGAACTGCCGCAAGCGCAAGCTGGACACCATCCTGAACCTGGAGCGGGACGTGGAGGACCTGCAGCGCGATAAAGCCCGGCTGCTGCGGGAGAAGGTGGAGTTCCTCCGGTCCCTGCGGCAGATGAAGCAGAAGGTCCAGAGCCTGTACCAGGAGGTGTTCGGGCGGCTGCGGGATGAGAACGGGCGGCCCTACTCGCCCAGCCAGTACGCACTCCAGTATGCCGGGGACGGCAGCGTCCTCCTCATTCCCCGCACCTTGGCTGACCAGCAGGCCCGGCGACAGGAGAGGAAGCCAAAGGACCGAAGAAAGTGa
- the NFE2L1 gene encoding endoplasmic reticulum membrane sensor NFE2L1 isoform X2, translating to MLSLKKYLTEGLLQFTILLSLIGVRVDVDTYLTSQLPPLREIILGPSSAYTQTQFHNLRNTLDGYGIHPKSIDLDNYFTARRLLSQVRALDRFQVPTTEVNAWLVHRDPEGSVSGSQPSSGLTLESSSGLQDVTGPDNGVRESETEQGFSEDLEDLGAVAPPVSGDLTKEDIDLGAGREIFDYSHRQKEQDVDKDVGDGAEQEDTWSGEGAEALARNLLVDGETGESFPAQVPGGEDQTALSLEECLRLLEATCPFGENAEFPADISSITEAVPSESEPPGLQNNLLSPLLTGTESPFDLEQQWQDLMSIMEMQAMEVNTSTSEILYSAPPGDPLSTNYSLAPNTPINQNVSLHQASLGGCSQDFSLFSPEAESLPVAGSSTLLPLVPSNSTSLNSTFGSTNLAGLFFPPQLNGTANDTAGPELPDPLGGLLDEAMLDEISLMDLAIEEGFNPVQASQLEEEFDSDSGLSLDSSHSPSSLSGSEGSSSSSSSSSSSSSSSSSSSASSSASSSFSEEGAVGYSSDSETLDLEEAEGAVGYQPEYSKFCRMSYQDPSQLSCLPYLEHVGHNHTYNMAPSALDSADLPPPGTLKKGSKEKQADFLDKQMSRDEHRARAMKIPFTNDKIINLPVEEFNELLSKYQLSEAQLSLIRDIRRRGKNKMAAQNCRKRKLDTILNLERDVEDLQRDKARLLREKVEFLRSLRQMKQKVQSLYQEVFGRLRDENGRPYSPSQYALQYAGDGSVLLIPRTLADQQARRQERKPKDRRK from the exons ATGCTTTCTCTGAAGAAATACTTAACGGAAGGACTTCTCCAGTTCACCATTCTGCTGAGTTTGATTGGGGTGCGGGTGGACGTGGATACTTACCTGACCTCACAGCTTCCCCCGCTCCGGGAGATCATCCTGGGGCCCAGTTCTGCCTATACTCAGACCCAGTTCCACAACCTGAGGAATACCTTGGATGGCTATGGTATCCACCCCAAGAGCATAGACCTGGACAATTACTTCACTGCCCGGCGGCTCCTCAGTCAGGTGAGGGCCCTGGACAGGTTCCAGGTGCCGACCACTGAGGTCAACGCCTGGCTGGTCCACCGGGATCCAGAGGGGTCTGTCTCTGGCAGCCAGCCCAGCTCAGGCCTCACCCTCGAGAGTTCCAGTGGCCTCCAAGATGTGACAGGCCCAGACAACGGGGTGCGAGAAAGCGAGACGGAGCAGGGATTCAGTGAagatctggaggatttgggagcTGTAGCCCCTCCGGTCAGTGgagacctaaccaaagag GATATTGACCTGGGGGCTGGGCGTGAGATTTTTGACTATAGTCATCGCCAGAAGGAGCAGGATGTGGATAAGGACGTTGGAGATGGAGCGGAGCAGGAGGACACCTGGTCAGGCGAGGGCGCAGAAGCTCTGGCGCGAAACCTGCTAGTGGATGGAGAAACTGGGGAGAGCTTCCCTGCACAG GTGCCTGGTGGGGAGGACCAGACGGCCCTGTCCCTGGAAGAGTGCCTTAGGCTGCTGGAGGCCACCTGCCCCTTTGGGGAGAATGCCGAG TTTCCAGCAGACATTTCCAGCATAACAGAAGCAGTGCCTAGTGAGAGCGAGCCCCCAGGTCTTCAAAACAATCTCTTGTCTCCTCTCTTGACGGGGACGGAGTCGCCATTTGATTTGGAGCAGCAGTGGCAAGATCTCATGTCCATTATGGAAATGCAG GCCATGGAAGTGAACACTTCGACGAGTGAGATCCTGTACAGCGCCCCTCCTGGAGACCCCCTGAGCACCAACTACAGCCTTGCCCCCAACACTCCCATCAATCAGAATGTCAGCCTGCATCAGGCGTCTCTGGGGGGCTGCAGCCAGGACTTCTCACTCTTCAGTCCCGAGGCGGAGAGCCTGCCTGTGGCCGGCAGCTCCACGCTGCTCCCGCTGGTCCCCAGCAACTCCACCAGCCTCAACTCCACCTTTGGCTCCACCAACCTGGCGGGGCTCTTCTTCCCGCCCCAGCTCAACGGCACCGCCAACGACACGGCAGGCCCTGAGCTCCCCGACCCACTGGGGGGCCTGCTAGACGAAGCCATGCTGGACGAGATCAGCCTGATGGACCTGGCCATCGAGGAGGGCTTCAACCCCGTGCAGGCCTCCCAGCTCGAAGAGGAGTTCGACTCTGACTCAGGCCTCTCCTTGGACTCCAGCCATAGCCCTTCCTCCCTGAGCGGCTCCGAAGGcagctcttcttcctcctcttcctcttcttcctcctcctcctcctcttcttcctcctctgcttcttcttcagcttcttcctccttttctgagGAAGGTGCTGTTGGGTACAGCTCTGACTCTGAGACCCTGGATCTGGAAGAGGCCGAGGGCGCTGTGGGTTACCAGCCCGAATACTCCAAGTTCTGCCGCATGAGCTACCAGGACCCGTCGCAGCTCTCCTGCCTGCCCTACTTGGAGCACGTGGGCCACAACCACACGTACAACATGGCGCCCAGCGCCCTTGACTCCGCCGACCTGCCACCGCCCGGCACCCTCAAGAAAGGCAGCAAGGAGAAGCAGGCCGACTTCCTAGACAAGCAGATGAGCCGGGACGAGCATCGAGCCCGAGCCATGAAGATCCCCTTCACCAATGACAAAATCATCAACCTGCCGGTGGAGGAGTTCAACGAGCTGCTGTCCAAGTACCAGCTGAGCGAGGCCCAGCTGAGCCTCATCCGCGACATCCGGCGCCGGGGCAAGAACAAGATGGCGGCGCAGAACTGCCGCAAGCGCAAGCTGGACACCATCCTGAACCTGGAGCGGGACGTGGAGGACCTGCAGCGCGATAAAGCCCGGCTGCTGCGGGAGAAGGTGGAGTTCCTCCGGTCCCTGCGGCAGATGAAGCAGAAGGTCCAGAGCCTGTACCAGGAGGTGTTCGGGCGGCTGCGGGATGAGAACGGGCGGCCCTACTCGCCCAGCCAGTACGCACTCCAGTATGCCGGGGACGGCAGCGTCCTCCTCATTCCCCGCACCTTGGCTGACCAGCAGGCCCGGCGACAGGAGAGGAAGCCAAAGGACCGAAGAAAGTGa
- the NFE2L1 gene encoding endoplasmic reticulum membrane sensor NFE2L1 isoform X3, giving the protein MLSLKKYLTEGLLQFTILLSLIGVRVDVDTYLTSQLPPLREIILGPSSAYTQTQFHNLRNTLDGYGIHPKSIDLDNYFTARRLLSQVRALDRFQVPTTEVNAWLVHRDPEGSVSGSQPSSGLTLESSSGLQDVTGPDNGVRESETEQGFSEDLEDLGAVAPPVSGDLTKEDIDLIDILWRQDIDLGAGREIFDYSHRQKEQDVDKDVGDGAEQEDTWSGEGAEALARNLLVDGETGESFPAQFPADISSITEAVPSESEPPGLQNNLLSPLLTGTESPFDLEQQWQDLMSIMEMQAMEVNTSTSEILYSAPPGDPLSTNYSLAPNTPINQNVSLHQASLGGCSQDFSLFSPEAESLPVAGSSTLLPLVPSNSTSLNSTFGSTNLAGLFFPPQLNGTANDTAGPELPDPLGGLLDEAMLDEISLMDLAIEEGFNPVQASQLEEEFDSDSGLSLDSSHSPSSLSGSEGSSSSSSSSSSSSSSSSSSSASSSASSSFSEEGAVGYSSDSETLDLEEAEGAVGYQPEYSKFCRMSYQDPSQLSCLPYLEHVGHNHTYNMAPSALDSADLPPPGTLKKGSKEKQADFLDKQMSRDEHRARAMKIPFTNDKIINLPVEEFNELLSKYQLSEAQLSLIRDIRRRGKNKMAAQNCRKRKLDTILNLERDVEDLQRDKARLLREKVEFLRSLRQMKQKVQSLYQEVFGRLRDENGRPYSPSQYALQYAGDGSVLLIPRTLADQQARRQERKPKDRRK; this is encoded by the exons ATGCTTTCTCTGAAGAAATACTTAACGGAAGGACTTCTCCAGTTCACCATTCTGCTGAGTTTGATTGGGGTGCGGGTGGACGTGGATACTTACCTGACCTCACAGCTTCCCCCGCTCCGGGAGATCATCCTGGGGCCCAGTTCTGCCTATACTCAGACCCAGTTCCACAACCTGAGGAATACCTTGGATGGCTATGGTATCCACCCCAAGAGCATAGACCTGGACAATTACTTCACTGCCCGGCGGCTCCTCAGTCAGGTGAGGGCCCTGGACAGGTTCCAGGTGCCGACCACTGAGGTCAACGCCTGGCTGGTCCACCGGGATCCAGAGGGGTCTGTCTCTGGCAGCCAGCCCAGCTCAGGCCTCACCCTCGAGAGTTCCAGTGGCCTCCAAGATGTGACAGGCCCAGACAACGGGGTGCGAGAAAGCGAGACGGAGCAGGGATTCAGTGAagatctggaggatttgggagcTGTAGCCCCTCCGGTCAGTGgagacctaaccaaagag GACATAGATCTGATTGACATCCTTTGGCGACAGGATATTGACCTGGGGGCTGGGCGTGAGATTTTTGACTATAGTCATCGCCAGAAGGAGCAGGATGTGGATAAGGACGTTGGAGATGGAGCGGAGCAGGAGGACACCTGGTCAGGCGAGGGCGCAGAAGCTCTGGCGCGAAACCTGCTAGTGGATGGAGAAACTGGGGAGAGCTTCCCTGCACAG TTTCCAGCAGACATTTCCAGCATAACAGAAGCAGTGCCTAGTGAGAGCGAGCCCCCAGGTCTTCAAAACAATCTCTTGTCTCCTCTCTTGACGGGGACGGAGTCGCCATTTGATTTGGAGCAGCAGTGGCAAGATCTCATGTCCATTATGGAAATGCAG GCCATGGAAGTGAACACTTCGACGAGTGAGATCCTGTACAGCGCCCCTCCTGGAGACCCCCTGAGCACCAACTACAGCCTTGCCCCCAACACTCCCATCAATCAGAATGTCAGCCTGCATCAGGCGTCTCTGGGGGGCTGCAGCCAGGACTTCTCACTCTTCAGTCCCGAGGCGGAGAGCCTGCCTGTGGCCGGCAGCTCCACGCTGCTCCCGCTGGTCCCCAGCAACTCCACCAGCCTCAACTCCACCTTTGGCTCCACCAACCTGGCGGGGCTCTTCTTCCCGCCCCAGCTCAACGGCACCGCCAACGACACGGCAGGCCCTGAGCTCCCCGACCCACTGGGGGGCCTGCTAGACGAAGCCATGCTGGACGAGATCAGCCTGATGGACCTGGCCATCGAGGAGGGCTTCAACCCCGTGCAGGCCTCCCAGCTCGAAGAGGAGTTCGACTCTGACTCAGGCCTCTCCTTGGACTCCAGCCATAGCCCTTCCTCCCTGAGCGGCTCCGAAGGcagctcttcttcctcctcttcctcttcttcctcctcctcctcctcttcttcctcctctgcttcttcttcagcttcttcctccttttctgagGAAGGTGCTGTTGGGTACAGCTCTGACTCTGAGACCCTGGATCTGGAAGAGGCCGAGGGCGCTGTGGGTTACCAGCCCGAATACTCCAAGTTCTGCCGCATGAGCTACCAGGACCCGTCGCAGCTCTCCTGCCTGCCCTACTTGGAGCACGTGGGCCACAACCACACGTACAACATGGCGCCCAGCGCCCTTGACTCCGCCGACCTGCCACCGCCCGGCACCCTCAAGAAAGGCAGCAAGGAGAAGCAGGCCGACTTCCTAGACAAGCAGATGAGCCGGGACGAGCATCGAGCCCGAGCCATGAAGATCCCCTTCACCAATGACAAAATCATCAACCTGCCGGTGGAGGAGTTCAACGAGCTGCTGTCCAAGTACCAGCTGAGCGAGGCCCAGCTGAGCCTCATCCGCGACATCCGGCGCCGGGGCAAGAACAAGATGGCGGCGCAGAACTGCCGCAAGCGCAAGCTGGACACCATCCTGAACCTGGAGCGGGACGTGGAGGACCTGCAGCGCGATAAAGCCCGGCTGCTGCGGGAGAAGGTGGAGTTCCTCCGGTCCCTGCGGCAGATGAAGCAGAAGGTCCAGAGCCTGTACCAGGAGGTGTTCGGGCGGCTGCGGGATGAGAACGGGCGGCCCTACTCGCCCAGCCAGTACGCACTCCAGTATGCCGGGGACGGCAGCGTCCTCCTCATTCCCCGCACCTTGGCTGACCAGCAGGCCCGGCGACAGGAGAGGAAGCCAAAGGACCGAAGAAAGTGa